Proteins co-encoded in one Gopherus evgoodei ecotype Sinaloan lineage chromosome 4, rGopEvg1_v1.p, whole genome shotgun sequence genomic window:
- the RAB3IL1 gene encoding guanine nucleotide exchange factor for Rab-3A isoform X3 yields MDFLYALGTEFQSQAPFKEDSQQLQKQPAVGQWKPLASSSSGKEQPQLDPHCREAGGGDDDQSTAQRNVSRLRSSSVEIREKGSEFLKEELHRAQKELKLKDEECERLSKVREQLEQELEELTASLFEEAHKMVRDANTKQAASEKQLREARGKIDMLQAEVTALKTLVITSTPSSPNRELHPQLQSPSKAVFRKGHGRNKSASSTVVTATSQSLPLEPVSNECKEVDSILFAEFQAWKESPTLEKSCSFLERIFREDVGPCLDFTKQELSELVREAVEQNTLTIEPVAIQALPVVKVSAMECGGPNGFRSQIVTKCALSGLSRACKHRIKLGDSGNYYYISPSCRARCRAVTEAVLEADSPFTLESTEKITAVCNFFTYIRYIQQGLVRQDVELMYWEIMRLRREMSMAKLGFYPSAM; encoded by the exons ATGGACTTCCTGTATGCCTTAGGGACAGAATTTCAAAG ccaggccccgtTCAAGGAAGACAGCCAGCAGCTCCAGAAGCAGCCAGCGGTGGGACAGTGGAAGCCTCTGGCATCATCCAGCAGTGGGAAGGAGCAGCCACAGCTGGATCCTCACTgcagggaggcaggtgggggagaCGACGACCAATCCACAGCGCAGCGCAATGTCTCCCGCCTGCGCAGCTCCTCGGTGGAGATCCGTGAGAAGGGATCAGAGTTCCTGAAGGAGGAGCTCCACAGAGCACAGAAG GAGCTGAAGCTGAAGGATGAGGAGTGTGAGAGGCTGTCAAAGGtcagagagcagctggagcaggagctggaggagctgACAGCCAGTCTGTTTGAG GAAGCGCACAAGATGGTAAGAGACGCGAACACTAAGCAGGCGGCCTCAGAGAAGCAGCTGAGGGAGGCGCGAGGAAAG ATCGACATGCTGCAAGCAGAGGTGACTGCTTTGAAGACTCTGGTGATCACTTCCACACCTTCCTCTCCAAACCGAGagctgcacccccagctccaaagcCCCTCCAAAGCCGTCTTCAGGAAAGGGCACGGGCGGAACAAGAGCGCCAGCAGCACAGTAGTCACAGCCACTAGCCAGAGCCTGCCCTTGGAGCCAGTTAGCAATGAGTGCAAAGAG GTCGACTCCATCCTGTTCGCTGAGTTCCAGGCCTGGAAGGAATCCCCAACTTTGGAAAAATCCTGCTCCTTTCTGGAGAGGATTTTCCGGGAAGATGTGGGGCCCTGCCTGGACTTCACCAAACAGGAG CTATCAGAGCTGGTGCGGGAGGCCGTGGAGCAGAACACGCTCACCATAGAGCCCGTGGCTATCCAGGCACTGCCCGTGGTGAAGGTGTCGGCGATGGAATGTGGCGGACCAAA CGGGTTCCGGTCACAAATTGTAAC GAAGTGCGCTCTGAGTGGCCTATCCCGAGCCTGCAAACACCGCATCAAACTGGGGGATTCTGGGAACTATTATTACATCTCACCATCCTGCAGGGCCAGG TGCAGAGCAGTTACTGAGGCTGTTCTGGAAGCAGACTCTCCTTTTACTCTGGAGAGCACTGAAAAG ATCACAGCCGTATGCAATTTCTTCACCTACATTCGCTACATCCAGCAGGGCTTGGTGAGACAGGATG TGGAGCTGATGTACTGGGAAATCATGCGGCTCAGGAGGGAAATGTCCATGGCCAAGCTGGGCTTCTACCCCAGCGCGATGTAG
- the RAB3IL1 gene encoding guanine nucleotide exchange factor for Rab-3A isoform X4, which translates to MWSGQAPFKEDSQQLQKQPAVGQWKPLASSSSGKEQPQLDPHCREAGGGDDDQSTAQRNVSRLRSSSVEIREKGSEFLKEELHRAQKELKLKDEECERLSKVREQLEQELEELTASLFEEAHKMVRDANTKQAASEKQLREARGKIDMLQAEVTALKTLVITSTPSSPNRELHPQLQSPSKAVFRKGHGRNKSASSTVVTATSQSLPLEPVSNECKEVDSILFAEFQAWKESPTLEKSCSFLERIFREDVGPCLDFTKQELSELVREAVEQNTLTIEPVAIQALPVVKVSAMECGGPNGFRSQIVTKCALSGLSRACKHRIKLGDSGNYYYISPSCRARCRAVTEAVLEADSPFTLESTEKITAVCNFFTYIRYIQQGLVRQDVELMYWEIMRLRREMSMAKLGFYPSAM; encoded by the exons ccaggccccgtTCAAGGAAGACAGCCAGCAGCTCCAGAAGCAGCCAGCGGTGGGACAGTGGAAGCCTCTGGCATCATCCAGCAGTGGGAAGGAGCAGCCACAGCTGGATCCTCACTgcagggaggcaggtgggggagaCGACGACCAATCCACAGCGCAGCGCAATGTCTCCCGCCTGCGCAGCTCCTCGGTGGAGATCCGTGAGAAGGGATCAGAGTTCCTGAAGGAGGAGCTCCACAGAGCACAGAAG GAGCTGAAGCTGAAGGATGAGGAGTGTGAGAGGCTGTCAAAGGtcagagagcagctggagcaggagctggaggagctgACAGCCAGTCTGTTTGAG GAAGCGCACAAGATGGTAAGAGACGCGAACACTAAGCAGGCGGCCTCAGAGAAGCAGCTGAGGGAGGCGCGAGGAAAG ATCGACATGCTGCAAGCAGAGGTGACTGCTTTGAAGACTCTGGTGATCACTTCCACACCTTCCTCTCCAAACCGAGagctgcacccccagctccaaagcCCCTCCAAAGCCGTCTTCAGGAAAGGGCACGGGCGGAACAAGAGCGCCAGCAGCACAGTAGTCACAGCCACTAGCCAGAGCCTGCCCTTGGAGCCAGTTAGCAATGAGTGCAAAGAG GTCGACTCCATCCTGTTCGCTGAGTTCCAGGCCTGGAAGGAATCCCCAACTTTGGAAAAATCCTGCTCCTTTCTGGAGAGGATTTTCCGGGAAGATGTGGGGCCCTGCCTGGACTTCACCAAACAGGAG CTATCAGAGCTGGTGCGGGAGGCCGTGGAGCAGAACACGCTCACCATAGAGCCCGTGGCTATCCAGGCACTGCCCGTGGTGAAGGTGTCGGCGATGGAATGTGGCGGACCAAA CGGGTTCCGGTCACAAATTGTAAC GAAGTGCGCTCTGAGTGGCCTATCCCGAGCCTGCAAACACCGCATCAAACTGGGGGATTCTGGGAACTATTATTACATCTCACCATCCTGCAGGGCCAGG TGCAGAGCAGTTACTGAGGCTGTTCTGGAAGCAGACTCTCCTTTTACTCTGGAGAGCACTGAAAAG ATCACAGCCGTATGCAATTTCTTCACCTACATTCGCTACATCCAGCAGGGCTTGGTGAGACAGGATG TGGAGCTGATGTACTGGGAAATCATGCGGCTCAGGAGGGAAATGTCCATGGCCAAGCTGGGCTTCTACCCCAGCGCGATGTAG